In Carassius carassius chromosome 38, fCarCar2.1, whole genome shotgun sequence, the genomic stretch AAAGAAGGAACAGCTTGCTGATGCTAAAAGAGAGCTGAAAAGTGCCAAGGCTGACGCCAAAGTACGCAGAGATGAGAAATCCAAGAAGTGAGTGTCAAAATATTTGCTTGAAGGGGAGTCCAACTGGATTTGGCCCCTTAGATGCTCATTGTGCATTCGTATGTGATTGTATGCTGCtttaatgttaattgttttgGCAACCCAGGGCCGTGGAGTCCAAGAAGAAAGCTGTGCAGAGGATCGAGGAGCAGCTGATGAAGCTGGAGGTACAGGCCACCGACAGGGAGGAGAACAAGCAGATCGCCCTGGGTACCTCCAAGCTCAACTACCTGGACCCACGTATCTCCGTAGCCTGGTGAGATGATCTTTTCATTTAGCAAGAAGATGCCCCATTTCTGCTTTGGTGTCTTATTCCTTTTTGTTCTCTCCTCCTCCAGGTGCAAAAAGTTTGGCATCCCAATAGAGAAGATCTACAACAAAACTCAGCGTGAGAAATTTGCCTGGGCTATTGACATGGCTGAGAAAGACTTCCAGTTTTAAATCATCTTTGCAATTTTACTTCTCCCTCCACcccatcctttttttattttgaatagatCCTTTTAGTCTAAGTGATTTCCAGCAGGTTGTGAACCTGGTGAGGGAAAAGATGTGAAGCAAGCATCGTGTCGAGGGGGCCTAAATTTCATGATTCGGgtgactgatttttattttttaggctgACCTGTAATCTTGTAGGTTTTATTGGATCGATCATTTAAGAATGAAGTATGGACAGCCTGTTTGCAAGGTTGCATGGTCTTTAAGCCAGGAACTGGAGAATCAGTGGCTTGACCTTTTGAACTTACTGTCTCACTCCCCTCCCGTCTCTGGAAAAAGGGGCCCAAGGATGTCTGAAAACTATGAACTCACATGGTCCAATAGCTACTGTATTCAACTACAACTTGCTTTGTGGGtcgtttcatttttagttttgctgtatttttagccCTCCTGTATTAATAATGAATTCTATATTTTAAtagaagatgaaaaaaaaaaatgagtacaCCCATAAGCCTTTTTAGGAGAAGAAATGTGTACACCAGGTGTGATATTTTATGGGAAATGTGAccatgaaaagctgtgtgttcgaTTGAGTGTTATATGAACTGTTCACTTCTAAACTGGAGTTCTTGTGTAAACTATATCGACCACAAAGTTAGGATGCTTGGATGAGCTGCAGGGGACTACAGCTTCAGCTATATTTCCTTTAAACATGCAGAAtgtgaatttattttttgtttcagcaTATACATCAGGGTTTTGTTTCCAGTGTAAATGTGAACCAATtattttatcccccccccccccttctccaGTATCCTACAGAGTGTGTCTTTATGGGTTTGAGTCTCCATCCGGATTTAACTTAATGTGTAATGActgtttcaattaaaaaaaaaaaaaaaaagaagctcctGTATCTGTTACTTGAAAATATCATTTTTAGGATGTATTATTTCAGGGTATGGCGAAAGGGGTTTTATTTCTGAAGGGTATGTGAGGGAAATCAACATTGCCAAAAACAAAGTCTGTGTTATGctttctaaggtttttttttttgtatctagaTTTAAAGATAGACTTGTTTTAACTTGAATTTTAACcatcttcattttgtttttccaCTCCAGTctggaaaaaaaattgttagtGGCAGCCATTTAACATTTTCCAACTTATCAAGCTCATGCCATAACCtctgatcatgtttttttttgttgttgttgtttcttttgctcaattgtaggttatttaaaaataaaaccctaCAACTTATCCTGTACATTGTGTTTTTAATTAAGCTCTCATTTGGTTTgagttttttaaatttcaaaaaattCCAAATATCATGTTTCATCTTCCATTTGCCATAACATGATGCTTTAAGATATTTTCCACTTAGAATAATGGATAAAAGAACTTCCTGTGTTCCCAGAACCATGTGAAATGAGCACTCAGTCTTACTTCGAGAACAGGCCTCAGGAAGAAGAACTCAGGAGGGGGCAGCGTAAAAAGACCCTGCCTGTTTGTCTTGGAAGAACGGCCTGTGTGATGTATTAGCCAAGCTGTAGTCTTGGGCAGGATTTCATTCCTTTTGAAAAGTGAACCCGTGACCTCTCTCTGACTCTTGCGCACAGGAAAGTATTCTAACCATTTATTCCCTTGAGATGGTTTTCTTCTGCTCCCTCTTTAAGCGGCAGTGTGTTGAccatttgcatgtgctttatttTAGTACAAAAAAGTTGTGATTCAAATAAATCCAAGCAAATGTGCATCTGTTTCACAATGTTGGATGTTTCTTTAGAATTGATCTTTGCCAAGTCATTGTGAATATTTCAATGGCATTAAATGCATTCAAGACGCTGGTTCTTATATTTGACATTCTCCATTTATTTCCAAAAGATTTGTAATGTGTAGAAAGGATAACACTCCAGTGCACTTGTGTTCTTTTAGACAGACCTGCACAATGGGAACTGATGGAAAGGTAATACTGTAAGTCCAGATGGTATCTTTATGTATTAacttttaaaagagaaacaaCATTGGATACGAATGCAAATAATAAGGGATGAAAAGCACCTGTTTTTCACTTTGGATGGTCTGAACTTAGCAGCATATAAACTatgcataatgtgtgtgtgtatatatatatatatatatattatatatttatatatcataactcaAACACAGAATATCCAGTTAGCAGAGCACTTGATCTGACTGTGAGAACTTTAATACCCCTCAGACTGTAAGCACACTGTTTTAAACTTTCTCCaccataaattaaaatttttttaagcttttcacATATAATAGTcttgttaatgtttataaaaaaacacCTCCGAAGATATAGCAGCAGTTCTGTTGGGATTTCAAATCCTCACTTTATACACACATCAAGATAGTTGCTTGTTTGTGCAGCCAGTCATAGAAATAGAAAGGTGATGTTTAAGGCAATGTCTGGCCAATTTGTTGTGTGTGCAGACAGACACCACTAAAGCGAATTATAGTGCATGATTTGTCGCTAACTGCTCAATGTTGTGTGAAAAAAATAAGCCATGGAGAACTTATTTGATCTGGACATGAAGAAGGGAAAACTGGTTGGAATATCCCAACAAATAATAAAACCCAAGGCATTGCAGAAGTGCTGATTATCTGACATATTACAAAGTATCACAATATCTAACTGACATTCCTAATGTCCAGTACACCCTCGATAGTGCAGTTTCAAACATATACATCATAGTTTCCTACACAGAATTGACCTAAATCAAATCAGACCTACATTTGTAGCGGATACTCTCTGGATTGTGCCGTTTTCTGAAGACTCAAGTCCACTGACCAACACAAATGTTACAATCTCATCAGCTgtcatatataaagaaaacaaaaaacaatgttcaGAATGAATATGGGATCCTCTGCCTCTTCGTCTTGCAGAGTGAagtctttaaactttcagaaGCTCTCCTCTCAGACAGTCCCTTCAGTGGAGAAAAAGATGTGTTAGACCAGACCGAACACAACGAACAGCATCACACCATGAACTCCACAAGAGATTCAAGAGTCTAGCACTTTGCTACACacaattttcattatttattcacgtTAAGACACACTTTGAGCAAATCTATAATTCATTAGCTCTGCCTCCACTTATCCCAAAAATAGCCTTTTAAATAAAGCAcataatcgtgtgtgtgtgtgtgtcagtgactAATTCAAAATTCTGTATCAAAAATAAGTTGATCAAAAGCCAAATGTTGTTAATATGCACATAATTAAATTTACGTTTCCcaattaaacaaattttaaaatttaTGCTACTTTGATTACCTTAAACACTGTTATGTGATGTGACAGTCCAAGAGTAGTAGACAGCAGTTGAAGACTCAGTCAGTCTCAACAAGTCAGTTGCTAGAAAAACTACAATGTGTCTCTTGGGAAGACACTCaatattagcttttttatttttctcaaattaaCTGATCAATGGTCCATCAATGGTCTGCAGCCATTACCTTGATTGACTGTCTTGTGCTTGATGCCCCCTCAAACTCTGGTTGTCCATTGGTTGCTGATGCTCCTCATCTTTTATGTCCCAGTAGTCTTGTTCTTCTGTACTTGATTTGTCTAAATCCATGGTACCCTctattgattttttctttatcGGCAGCGTAGGAGTTTCAGAGTGTAGATTCTGGAAAATACTTTTCCGCTCTGGGTGTAGGTCACGTTTTACTTTCTCTGTTTCAAGCCCTGCAAGGTTATCTGGTTGATGTGGTTCAGTGTTACCTATATCAGATATATGCTCCTCAGCCTCCACCGGTACATGCTGGTAGCTTTCGTGGCATTCTGAAGATTCGTTTTTATGGCTAGGATTACCATCATTGATCAAGTTCTCCAATGACTTGCTGATTTGCTGTTTGCTGTTGGTCTTGTACAAACTCTCTTCTTTGTTCAATGCTATTACATTTATCTTCATAGGGCTCACGTTCGACTCTTCATGATAGTCACTGTTGCTTTCCCATTGGTCCACTTTCTGTATATATTGTTGTAAAAGTTGCATGCCTTGTTTAGCCTTGTTAGTGTTATTGTTTGTGAAAGTATCTAGTGTGTTAATTAGATTGCTATGCTCGTTCCTGCCAGccatgtaaaatgtatttgtaattccGCTGTGGTGTTCAGAAATGCTTCCTTCGATTtctttttgtgttatgtttctgtGCAACCTTTCTTTGTCAAAATTTGGTTGCTTAGAGTCTTTGTCTAAGGCAAGTAAGTGCTTTGGGTCATGTTCCTTGTAGTGGACGGCAGTAGAGTCTATGGACTGGACCTGAGGTGTCCCCAGCAGGGTTTTTGGAGAATGTTGCTCTTGAGGAGCAGAAAGTGATGAAGAGGAGTTTTGACTCCTTTCCTCTTGAAGACATGAACTTGCTGTAGGGTTAGATTGAAGGGAGCTCTGGTGCAAGTTACTAAACGATGCCCCCACAGCAGATTGGGAGTCTATCAAAGAACGTATGTGGTATGGTTGACCTTGGGGTGCAAGAAATTGCTTTTGTTCTGGGAATGAGTTATGGATAAAGCTTTGCTTCAAAGTCACTGGTTGCTCAGGTAATACCTTGCCCTTTCTAAGGGATGGATCCATGAGACCTCCAGGCTGTGGGACCAACTCTTCAGTTTGTATGCTGCTGCTGCTACAAATGACACTAGTGTCAGTGTTGCTTTTGCTGGTGTGGTCTAAGATGTTTCCCTCCCTTTTAGTGCAAATAGTACTGTGGCTGGTGATTTTATAAGTGCTTCCGTTGTTATACTTGCTGGTGGTGGCAAAGCTGCTGTTGCTGTTTTCTTTTGCATTACTGGATGCTTTCTGTTGCCCATAAATGGAAGTTGGACTGATGTTAGATTTGCTGGTGCAATTTGCGTTCCTGTCATTGACATGACAGTCAATTTTCCTGACTATGTTCGTCAGAGTCATAATGCTGCCCTCAGTGTAACTGCTGTTTTGACTCTGGGGAATGCCAGGCAAGCAGCTTACACTAGTCTTGATGGACGAGCTGCATCCTTTTCCAGTGTGTCCATGATTGCTAACGCTACCTCCTCTGCCTGCAATATTGCAGTTCTCAGCTATCCGACAAGATAATTCTTTTCCAGTTTCCTTAGTGATGACAGCATGATGTATATTTACCTGTGGGTTCTGGACCactgcctgctgctgctgcttaagGGATGTGGCCTGGGTCACACTAGGCTGGCTGACTATGACCCCTCCTTTCCAACCCATTACACTTCCCTTTGGTATCTGTTGTGTAGAGTTAGAAATCAAAGAGGCAGACTGGACAGAAACACTGTGTTGGGAAATGGGGTGATGTGACTGATTCCGTGATGTTTTTGGTGTGGCTTGGAATACAGTGTTGAACATCTTTCTACGTGTGTCCTCAATCTCCTCAGGAGACCAGCTGATCCCTTGTTTCAGCCTTTGGGCCGTGAACCAGAGCTTGATCTGCTCCTCTGGGAAGCCAGAGACCACGGTCAAATAACAGAGCTCTGCTTTGGTAGGGTAAGGGAACTTACCAAAAGATGTCTTAAGAAAACTGCTTAAATCCATGGCTGGATCATAGGTGGGGATGCTACTTAGAGGGATCATGACCTTTGGGAGATCAGCATTTGAATCAGGCGGTGACAGATTAGAGTTCCACAGAGGACCACGGTTATGCATCCCTGGTATACCAAGTGTGTTGTGGATTTTATGGACCGGAGATGCACTAATGCTACCAATGATATGTGAGGATGTTGTTAGGGGTAAGGTCCTTACTGAAGTGCCATTGGTTACAGTCGCAGGCTTGTTGCTGAAAGGCTCAGCCTGTTGTACCTCAACGGTATGGGAGACAACAATTTTTTTGTGCCCCCCTTTGGTCATTTTCATTATGGGTGTCTTGGTAATGGATATTCCGGATTCATCCTCTTCTGTAAACAGGGTTTGCTCCACTGTGATAGCCCCATCTCGTTTGGTAACCTGCAAGGATACTCTTTTGTGCACTGAATGGAGTTCAGGATGTGATTTTGCGTTATGTAAAGCAAGACCTTCAAACTTCACAGCTGAGACCTTGCAAGACAGGCAGTAGAATTTTGGTTGAGCATGAAAGTCCATGTGACAGTTGTCCATATGTTGAAGAAACAGGTTCAAGTCTCCGGACTCAAAGCAGCACAGAGGGCAGCTGTATGTTCCCCTTTCCCAGCATGAAGTCTTCGGTTCAGCTTTCGAGAAATCATGGAATCGTTGTGTTTCCTCATCTTTTGAAGAGATACTGAGGATGCTGTCTTCGGGTATTGTGGGCAGGAGCTCAGGTAAGCATCCTAGTATGATGTCCTCCCGCATGTGCTTGCTTTTTGATGGAATCATACAAGGAACGGAGGATTTCCTCTTGCTGGCCATAGTTTTGGATTGTAGAGATGAATGAAGTGTTAGAAACGAATACTGGAATTGTATGGAGTTGAGGTGTCATCAGCCAGCCGTGATGAACCAGAAATTGGTGAAATTTTCAGCTATCTGGACTTCCCATTGTAAAAGGGAGTGAAGTAACAACTCCCTGTGTACCTAAGGAgagaaaacatgacattttgatataAAACACTGATACAAAATAGAAATTAATGTCAGCATGTGATATGCATAAAACATGTCCTGAATGAGAGACAGCTTACTGAAATGCTCCGACCAACCactgttaaatgtttattatacTCAAATAACTAATATGAAGTTAAAACTCTATTTACCTTTTcgtagtagagctaaatacagtTCACTATTACGAGCAGGAACATTGCTGGTACTGATGCGCTGAAATAAAATCTCTATTTTTTATGAGcagctaaaatgaacaaaatgtgctTGTAAGAtgttttcattataataaatTCCTAAAATAAACAGATAGCAAgatgctttttgttttttgttataaatatactccaaaaatgTTTGCTTCCAAAAATGTGATTGTTTGGATTCCTACATAGCATATCAAACCCAGTTTTCTGTGATTTcttcttctcacacacacacaccccttcgaaatctttttctttttgttgtacTTCTCCACATGCTACACTTCAGGCAGTAAGGAAGCATTTCAGGATGAAGTTCATATATGGTTCACATTTTTCCGCCTGTTctgttgttaaaaatatttaaataccttTGTAATGATTTAATATCTACCATATAGATGTAAGACTTTATACATCTGCAAGAAATTTGAATAAACTAATTAATGCATGTAAAACTATACAAAAATAATGGCGCTAGCAAAAGATTTGGGAAAGAATGTGTTGTCTCCATCTTAAAAGCTGACAGCATAGCACAGAAATTAGTTCATCTTGTCTGAGCAGTTTCAATACTTAAGCTAAATACTAGGTGGTGAATAAATCTAGTGATAAAATACTTGTTTTTCCATGCATTATGCATCTGCAAATGATTTTAACTAATCCACCCAAGACTTCTGCTTGGTGTTTAGCTCTGAATTTCCTTGACCCTCTATTTCATCAGACTACAAATACATTTGTGATTAAAAAATGTggtgtccatatatatatatatatatatatatatatatatacatatatatatatatatacatatatatatatatacatatatatatatatacatacatatatatatatatacatacatatatatatatatacatacatatatatatatataaaaatttcaatattggcagctgtttttttttttaaaaggagaaaaaaagggaTAAAACCATTCTAAAGTAAAAACACTGCCTAAAATACACAGTCCTCTTAGACATGGCCATGACGTACTCTTTTGCAACTGACTCCTTTATTTCTCATGACGGCTGCCTTCCtgccagaaaaataaataaataaaaataaaactaggtcACCAGCATCTTATGCTCTAATCCTGGTTCCCTGCATCCAGACGTGGGCATTTACTGTATGTTCAGTCTGCTTACAAGTCTATGATACTCAGATTTCATCAATGGATGTTAACCCCTGACATGAATCAGGATTATTGAAAATGCACCAGATGTCTCTGAAGAGAAACTATACAAAAAATTGCTTAATAGTATTACCATTGCTCATAAATGTGTGTATAAAAACTTTGTCCGGAATAGAAAAAAAgctatctttgttattaaaatgtgtgcagcATATCTTTTACATACatgagttttatttttgttatagttATAGAGTGTGAGTGGAGTTAAAATCTTGTAGAGTTCGTCTGAACGAATGAACAAAAATCTGCTACCCAGATTTTtctaatataaaacataaaatgtttgttaaccaCAACAGACACATTAATATCTAGATGACTCCACCATCCAATCTTTGAACCACTTGCCTGATTAGCACTGGGCAAGCAGGAGATGTTCAAAAATGTTATATGAAAAAAACAGGTCACTCGTCAAAGAATGGGATGC encodes the following:
- the LOC132119501 gene encoding uncharacterized protein LOC132119501 isoform X1, whose protein sequence is MDPSLRKGKVLPEQPVTLKQSFIHNSFPEQKQFLAPQGQPYHIRSLIDSQSAVGASFSNLHQSSLQSNPTASSCLQEERSQNSSSSLSAPQEQHSPKTLLGTPQVQSIDSTAVHYKEHDPKHLLALDKDSKQPNFDKERLHRNITQKEIEGSISEHHSGITNTFYMAGRNEHSNLINTLDTFTNNNTNKAKQGMQLLQQYIQKVDQWESNSDYHEESNVSPMKINVIALNKEESLYKTNSKQQISKSLENLINDGNPSHKNESSECHESYQHVPVEAEEHISDIGNTEPHQPDNLAGLETEKVKRDLHPERKSIFQNLHSETPTLPIKKKSIEGTMDLDKSSTEEQDYWDIKDEEHQQPMDNQSLRGHQAQDSQSRDCLRGELLKV
- the LOC132119501 gene encoding uncharacterized protein LOC132119501 isoform X2 → MDPSLRKGKVLPEQPVTLKQSFIHNSFPEQKQFLAPQGQPYHIRSLIDSQSAVGASFSNLHQSSLQSNPTASSCLQEERSQNSSSSLSAPQEQHSPKTLLGTPQVQSIDSTAVHYKEHDPKHLLALDKDSKQPNFDKERLHRNITQKEIEGSISEHHSGITNTFYMAGRNEHSNLINTLDTFTNNNTNKAKQGMQLLQQYIQKVDQWESNSDYHEESNVSPMKINVIALNKEESLYKTNSKQQISKSLENLINDGNPSHKNESSECHESYQHVPVEAEEHISDIGNTEPHQPDNLAGLETEKVKRDLHPERKSIFQNLHSETPTLPIKKKSIEGTMDLDKSSTEEQDYWDIKDEEHQQPMDNQSLRGHQAQDSQSRDTL
- the LOC132119192 gene encoding zinc fingers and homeoboxes protein 3-like produces the protein MASKRKSSVPCMIPSKSKHMREDIILGCLPELLPTIPEDSILSISSKDEETQRFHDFSKAEPKTSCWERGTYSCPLCCFESGDLNLFLQHMDNCHMDFHAQPKFYCLSCKVSAVKFEGLALHNAKSHPELHSVHKRVSLQVTKRDGAITVEQTLFTEEDESGISITKTPIMKMTKGGHKKIVVSHTVEVQQAEPFSNKPATVTNGTSVRTLPLTTSSHIIGSISASPVHKIHNTLGIPGMHNRGPLWNSNLSPPDSNADLPKVMIPLSSIPTYDPAMDLSSFLKTSFGKFPYPTKAELCYLTVVSGFPEEQIKLWFTAQRLKQGISWSPEEIEDTRRKMFNTVFQATPKTSRNQSHHPISQHSVSVQSASLISNSTQQIPKGSVMGWKGGVIVSQPSVTQATSLKQQQQAVVQNPQVNIHHAVITKETGKELSCRIAENCNIAGRGGSVSNHGHTGKGCSSSIKTSVSCLPGIPQSQNSSYTEGSIMTLTNIVRKIDCHVNDRNANCTSKSNISPTSIYGQQKASSNAKENSNSSFATTSKYNNGSTYKITSHSTICTKREGNILDHTSKSNTDTSVICSSSSIQTEELVPQPGG